DNA from Agarilytica rhodophyticola:
TTTGCTTACCGGCGGTATCGACACTGTTAGATTCTTCTAATGCCTTAAAAAAGGCGTGCTGGGTAAATGGGTATTTTGTTTGCCAAAGTGCATCCCAATCTTGGGCCGCGATTTGTGCGATTGATTGATGAAACTTAACTTCCACAACTCACATACTCTTGAAAATGGTCGTGGAAGCTTACCTGAATCTATCTAGAGGTAACAGGTGTACTTTTCATAGTGGCTAACACTAAAAAAGGTATTAAGCGACTTTTTCTCGAAGTATTCGCTCGATGGGAAAATAGCAACTGAATGAACTGCCTTTGCCGAGATGGCTGGTGATTTTTAACTCTGCGTCATGTCGGGCAAGAACATGTTTCACAATCGCAAGTCCCAGACCTGTACCTCCTAGAGCGGTTGAGCGGCTATCGTCGACCCGATAGAAACGTTCAGTAAGCCTTGGGATATGCTTAGGGTCAATGCCTAAGCCACTGTCGGTGACGCTAACGATGCATGCCTCTTCAGTTTGAGTGACACTTATATCAATACCACCGCCCTCGGGTGAGTATTTAACGGCGTTAAAGGTGAGATTTGAGAAGGCACTGTGAAGCTCTTGGTTATTGCCCAAAATTGATACCCCTGCATCGCCACTCAGAGTAATCTGATGATGTATCTTCCCTCCCAACGCTTGGGCATCGGATACGATGGTTTCTAATAGAGGCGATAAGGCAACAGGTTTTGGTTTGAGCTCGGTTTGATCAGTTTCTAGACGGCTTAGCGTGATCAAGTCATTCACTAATGCTGTCATCCTATCGCTCTGCTGTAGCATTTGATTAAAGGCATTGCGCAGTGTTTTCGATAGGTCTGGGGCATCGATGAGAGTTTCTATATAGCCTTTTATGACGGTCAGAGGCGTGCGCAGCTCGTGGGAGACATTACTGACGAAATCCTTACGCATCTGTTCCAACAAATTAACACGAGTAACGTCACGGATAACAATCAAGCGCTCTCCTTGGCCAAATGGATGGACATGGAATTCTAAATGTTGACCTTCGTTTCTAAGAGACTCAAGTTCGAGGGGAGAGCTATAGCTTTGTGTTTCAAAATAGTTAATAAAACGTGGATTGCGGATAATATTGACTAATTTGTGGCCGCGATCGATATCTTGAAAGTTGAATAGGTCTTGTGAGGAGCGATTCCACCACTCTATATTTGCGCGACTATCGACAAGTATTACCGCATCTGCCAACGCGGAAGTCATTTCCTGTACACGTGTCACAACAGCTTGCAAGCGCACTTTGTCTTTTTCGTAGCGTCTTGAGAGAAGTCTTATATCGTCGGCAATTTCTCCCCATATGCCGCCGAAGTCATCACCCGGCGGGCCGCTACGACGGGCTTGCGCTGCCCAGCTTTCAAGTTGGGCCGTGCGATAGAGCAGCCATATAATAAATAGGAACAGAGCTATTGATAGCCATACGAATTCCGCATCGAATGAAAAGCCGATGACGAAGGAGGTGATGGTGACAAAAGCGAGCCAGCGAAGCTCAGTCTTTAGACCTCTACTCATAGTATGAGAAACGCTAGTTTAGTTGTGGGCAGGTGCTATTTTATTCGAAAACCGATAGCCAGCGCCACGTACAGTTTGAATAAATCTATCATGCCCTTGAACGCTTAGCGCTTTACGCAATCGTCGTATATGCACATCGACAGTGCGCTCTTCGACATACACATTGCCGCCCCATACATGATCTAACAGCTGGCTACGGGTATAGACGCGCTCTTGATGGGTGAGGAAAAACTCTAGCAAACGATATTCCGTTGGACCCATATTGATGGGTATGGTGTTGATTGTCACTCTATGACTAGTGGGGTCTAGGCAAAGACCATCAATTTGAATGGGTTCCTGTGCACTGTGTGATTCCGCTCGGCGTAACACAGCTTTCAAACGTGCAACTAGCTCTCTGGGTGAAAATGGCTTGGTAATATAATCGTCGGCACCGACATCAAGACCTTGGATTTTATTATCCTCTTCCCCTTTTGCTGTCAGCATTATAATAGGGATATCTTGTGTGACTTCGTTGCGTTTTAGCCTCCTAGCGAGCTCTATACCGCTGGTACCTGGAAGCATCCAGTCAAGGAGTATCAAGTCCGGTTTTTTATCAATAATTAAGCTGTGAGCTTCTTGTGCATCACCGGCCTCAAGCACATGGTACTCAGCCATTTCTAAAGCAACACGCAGCATGTCCCTAATAGGGGATTCATCGTCTACGACCAAAATTCTCTTATCTGGCATTAGGCATAACCTTTGGACTCAAGCTCTGGGAAATTGAATGTGAGCGACATGCGCATTAAATAAAGCTTTTGTTGCCGTTTTATGACAAGAATAGATTCTTTTGCGCTTTTAGGATAGGTTCCTCGGTTTTAAGTCCGGTTATAAGGCTTACAAAGTTTTAGTCGCATAGTCCCCAGCGATACCTACAAACACTGCCATACCGACCCAATTATTATTTAAAAATGCCTTAAAGCATAGTTGTGGCTTACGCTCTCGTATCAGATATTGTTGGTAAACAAAGAGAGCAGCTACAGCGAGTAAGCTGAGTTTGTATACAATGCCTAATTCAAATCGGCTACCCATCATATACAAGGCAATTAAAGTGATCACCTGTAAAGCTTTGGTGACTATCAAATCCGAATCTCCAAGCAAAATGGCGGTAGATTTGACTCCAAGCTTAATATCATCCTTGCGATCCACCATAGCGTAAAACGTATCGTAGATCACAGTCCATAGAACAACAGTAGTGTAGATGAGCCAAATAGACGGCTGCAGCTCTCCTGTCTGAGCGGTAAAAGACATAGGTACAGCCCATGCGAAAGCTGCGCCGAGGACGACCTGTGGCAGATGGGTGTAGCGTTTCATAAATGGGTAAGCACTAGCCAAAGCTAAGGCGCCTAGTGATAGCATTACCGTAAGTGTATTTGTTAAGAGCACCAAGGCAAATGCCACTATACATAAAACGGCAAATAAACCTAGGGCTTCTTTGCTACTCACAATACCTGATGTCAGTGGGCGATTTTTTGTTCGTTCTACATGCTTGTCAATCTTACGATCAGCAAAATCGTTAATGACGCATCCTGCCGAGCGCATTACGACTACACCCAATAGAAAGATGATCAGTACGTCCCAATCGGGAAACCCTTTCGCCGCTAGCCACAGTGCCCAGAGTGTTGGCCATGCAACGAGATAAATTCCAATCGGCCGGTCAAGGCGCATTAATTGTCCATATTGGATCAATTTTTCTTTATTCATAAGATGTTATGGCTCGAAAAAGGGGCAAGAATACACTATAGCTGAAGCACTATAAACTGACCTTATAAAACCGGCTATTTTAGCGCTGTGTGGCGTTGCTCATTTTGCCCATAGGCCCACTATGCGCGGCAATGAGCGCCTTACTCAGCACGAAAATAGCGCGCTTTTCTTTATGCCAATTTATATTGCTTCAGCTATAACTACCACTAATGAAAAACATTTTTACTTTTTTAAGGGATTTTTGTACAAAACCCTCAAACTTTGGCTAGGCTAAAGGAGCTGGGTAAATTTTATCTGTATTGTTTTCTCTATTAATATTCTTGTATTTATAGGGAGGACTTATTGGGGATAAATCCAGAGTTCTAATAATAAGTAAAGTACTCATTTTTCTCGACAGGTGCCTTCCAATAAGGTTGTTTGTATATTTTGGGCTAAGCCTATTATTTTTTGCGAATAATCTGGGAGATCACCTTTTAGATAATTTTGCGATAGGAGAGAAATATGCGAAAAGCTGATTTAGTTAATGCGGTTGCAGATATTGCGGATTTAAGTTTGCGTGAAGCTGATGATGCAGTGTCGTCTGTGTTTGAGCACATCACAAATGCACTAGCACGTGGTGAGCCTTTAAATTTAATTGGTTTTGGTTCTTTTAACGTTAAACAGCGTGCAGCAAGGCAAGGTCGCAATCCAAAAACAGGAGACTTAATTGAAATTGCAGCGAGTAAACAAGTTAGTTTTAAAGCAGGTAAAAACTTACGGGAACATATTATTTAAATTGATTCTCATTACTGAGTAAGTTGATAAAAGAAAATTTTCGCGCACTCGAATCAATATTTTAAGAATTTATATTTGACTCTTCCTTTTCATCTTATTCAGTGCCTTTTTATTGTGGTTGTAAGGTGTTCATAAATGGAATGAGCACTTCAAATGTACTACCGATACCATAATTACTTGTTACACTTATGTTTCCGCCTAACAACTCTACCAAGTTATTGACCAGAGCTAAACCTAGCCCTGTTCCTTCAATATCAATAGTCCTTTCATCATCGACTTGCTCAAAGCTCTGAAATAATTTTTGTATTTGATCTGCCGGAATACCTATACCTGTATCAGATACTGAAAGGCTGAGACACTCGCCAAGCTCAAGATCCGTTTTTTCACTAGCGACTAAATGAACACTACCTTCATTGGTATATTTAATAGCATTTGATAAAAGATTGATCAGAATTTGGCGAACTTTAGTTTTATCCGAGAATATTCGTAAATCTGTTGAGCTGGTGTAACGTAGGCATAAGTTTTTCTCCTGCGCAAGACTCGCAACTTGTTCTTTCGTTTCTTCACAGAGATCTGAAATGGCAAAATCACTAATATTTAAGCTCATTCGGCCTGATTCTATTTTAGTGACATCCAATGTTGCCGAGACGAGTTCGTTGAGTTGGCACCCTGCCTTTTTTATAAGTTTTAATTGTTCTAATTCTTCGTTAGACAATTTGCCTTCTGTGCGTGCTAATAAAATATCTGAAAAGCCTACGATAGCGTTAAGTGGCGTGCGAAGTTCATGCACCATTTTTGCGTAAAACTCTTTACGAGCTTTTGCTTTTTGCTGTATCGCTAGTGTTTCTGCCATTTTTTGCGCTGTAATATCGAAGGCGTAACCTACTAGAGTGGGGTTCTCATTGGCGGTCAAAAGGTGAAAGTGCCAAAGAAATACCTGGTTGTCCAATTCTAGCTCAAGTGTATCGTAGGCTTGCTCGGATGCTTGTAACCCTTTGGCAACTTCATCGATATTACGCGGTAAAGCGTAGGCATCCCCATTACTGTCGAACCCGTATTCCAGCAGTAGTTCCTGCAGCGCAGTATTACCAAACAATAATTGCCCATCGATAACAAATTCCGCCATTGGCGCGGGGCTTTTTTCAACATACTGAGAAAACTTCTCTAACTCTTCGCGTGTATGTGAACGTGTTGAGTTGTCGACGAAACTTATGACACGGTTGGCTCGGCCAAAGCCAACATGGATATTACGAAAGTCTATGGAAACGTCGTGACCATTTCGGTGTAACCAAAGTGTTGATGCAGTCTCGGAGGACGGGTTGGCAGAAATAACACCACATTCTTCTTGTGTGTGATTTGCCGTATGAGTCTCTGAGCAAAGAGCGGTATGAAAATTTTGTCCGTCAAGTTCTTCTAATGTCCAGCCGAGAATAGTACGTGCCATTGGCGACAACTCAACGATGCGATTCTCTCTATCTAAGCCTATGAGGCCATCCGGCCAATTGTTGAACCAGTTATTATCACTATCAGCCATACTTAAACTTACTTCTAAATCTGCAAATTAACTTCGGAGGTATATTCTGGCGTCAAAAATTTCATTCTACAACTAATTTACGTGGTCAGTATGTGACAGTCTTTTGATTTATAAATCGATAAGTTAACTTGGGTTTGCCGACAAGCCCTAAGCTCAAATTGAGTTGCTATAACCTAATCATACTGTATTGTGTGGGTGATATTAAATAGTTATTTAAAATACTTGCCCTTAGTAATATAAGATTATAAAAATTGATTTTTATACCTTAGGGGACAAAAGGCAACAAGCTGTTTCGTCACTCGCGAATGCAGGCATGATAAGGTAAAAACAACTCAAAAAGTGGCGTTTACATGAAGTAAATGAGCATCTTAAAGCTATTTTAATGCCGTACTGGCAGGTGCAGTAGTTATGAAATGGCTTCTAAGGTATTACACATTTGTAAAATTGATAGAGCTATAAGATCTAATAAACATAGCATTTAGAAAGGGTTCTGCTAACCCGCCATATAATTATGTCGGGTTAGTCAAAAAGTGAATTTTATAAATTCAACCTCGCATTTTCTCAGCAATTGAGTCTAGGTCATCGCAGGATTCAAGAATATTATCCACGGTAACTTTTGCCGTCTCATAATCGAGATAAAGATCATCGAGTAGGCTTTGAGGAATTTGGCTGCCTAAGGCATCACCGAAACCCGCGTTGGCCAATAAGTGCTGTGCGACGTAAACGAGCTTTGCGTATTGCTCATGTTCGCCAGAATATTCTGGATTAAATTTTTGTCTTAGAGCCGTGACCACTTCCTCCGGCATATTCCATGTATCTAGCAGCCAAGCAGATATTTGATTACTGGTGACGCCAATTGTGTACTGTTCGATAGCTGCAAGAGAAATATGTGGATTAGATAATCGAGTGCGTTTTATGGTCTCGAAATAAGGAGGAAATATCTCGGCCAAAACAAGGTAGCCAAAATTGTTTAGAAGGCCAGATAGATAAGCTAATCCGAAACTTGGCCTGTGTTTTCGATCAATACTAGTAATTAATCCTTCTACCGTGGCAGCGGTATATACAGCACCCTTCCAGTATTGGTCGATGTCCTGAGGGGTGAGTGTTTTCATCGATAGAGTTTTACCCAACGATAGACCCAACGCAAGGTTTAGTACCATGTCAAAACCTAAGACACGCACGATAGCATCGTGAACAGATTTAATCTTTCCTGGGGCAGAGTAATAAGGAGAAGATGCCCAACTGACAACCTGTGCCGCTAGGCTTGGGTCTACATCAACGATATTAGAGAGGTCACTAATGTCGGCATTTGGGTCTGCACGTAGCTTAATAATACGTTGGGCGGTTTCTGGTAGTGGCGGTAACTCCAAAGTTTCTTGTAACCTTGAGCGGATACGTCTTTCAGTAAATTTCTCAACAGATGTCAGAATTTGTTTTTCGTCTTCGCTGGCGTCGCTGATAATCGAAGGGGCTTTAACAGTAAAACTGCCTGTGTGCGCCGAACCGATTATGGCGACGAAATTCTCCTGACTTATTTCCAGTACATGCCCAAAATTTCCTGACTGTAGAATTAATTGATCTTTTGTTAATAGGGCTGAGGATACAAATGTCGGCATACCTAGCCAACGGGGGATTGCCGGGATAGTAGAAAATTCGTATTGATTTATGATGGGACGTAGTTGAGATGTCGGCACTGCCTCGAAGCGTCGATCGAATTGGCGAAACATAGCATCTAGATCGAGAATATGGTCGGAAGGTAATAACACTTGCACTCGGCCTTTGCTATCTTGAACAATAAGAGAGCTTACTAAACAGGGGGAGTCTTCGTTGCTTACAAGTGAGAGGTGGTGGTGATGATCCTCGTCTATTTGTGCAATATTGAAACTAACTTTTTGGCTTTCAAGCAGCTCGATTATGCTCGCTGGTACAGACACGTGCCTTCTCCTCTAATATAGAAACTGTCCCTTTCCATTGACGGGTAATTAAATATTTCCTTAGGAGCACCTCTATTAATAGAGCTACCCTTACGTTTAAATATAGACCGAGACGGGGAATTCGACAGAAATTACGCACTAATCTGTGGCGAATATCTGAGGTCAATAGCAATGCCCGCTAAGTTTTAGATTGAGTTGTGTTATAAAAAAAATAAATGCTCAAGTTGACGCATAAATGCCGGAAAGTGATGGAGCGTAATTTAACATGCGCGTTACTCGAGAGCCCTAATGAGGGCTTTAAACTTGGGCGTAGTTTTTGTTGTATCCGATCCAACGCTGAATGAGTTTGTCGCTTAATTCTTTGTCGACACAGAGATGCTCACCGATACGGTGAACCTCTGGAATCAAATTAGCGTGCTGCTGAGCATCTGCCAGACGATATTGCATATCCCCAGTTTGACGAGTACCTAGTAGCTCCCCCGGGCCGCGTATTTCCAAGTCTTTTTCCGCGATAACAAATCCGTCGTTCGACTCTCGCAACACTTGTAGGCGCTGTTTTGCATGCTGCGATAGCTTATCGCCATATAGCAAAACACAGTGGCTAGCCTCGCTACCGCGACCAACCCTACCGCGCAGTTGATGGAGCTGAGCGAGTCCTAGGCGCTCTGGGTTTTCGATAATCATCAGTGTTGCGTTGGGAACGTCGACACCTACTTCTATAACGGTGGTAGCGACTAGTAATTGACTTTCGCCCTTCTTAAAGCTCGCCATCACCATTTCTTTTTCCGCAGCCTTTAGACGCCCATGAACCATGGCAATGTTGAAGCCTGAAAGTGCCACCTTTAGTTGCTCCCAGGTTTGCTCGGCGTTGGCCGCTGACAGCGTTTCAGAGTCTTCT
Protein-coding regions in this window:
- a CDS encoding HU family DNA-binding protein, which encodes MRKADLVNAVADIADLSLREADDAVSSVFEHITNALARGEPLNLIGFGSFNVKQRAARQGRNPKTGDLIEIAASKQVSFKAGKNLREHII
- the phoR gene encoding phosphate regulon sensor histidine kinase PhoR produces the protein MSRGLKTELRWLAFVTITSFVIGFSFDAEFVWLSIALFLFIIWLLYRTAQLESWAAQARRSGPPGDDFGGIWGEIADDIRLLSRRYEKDKVRLQAVVTRVQEMTSALADAVILVDSRANIEWWNRSSQDLFNFQDIDRGHKLVNIIRNPRFINYFETQSYSSPLELESLRNEGQHLEFHVHPFGQGERLIVIRDVTRVNLLEQMRKDFVSNVSHELRTPLTVIKGYIETLIDAPDLSKTLRNAFNQMLQQSDRMTALVNDLITLSRLETDQTELKPKPVALSPLLETIVSDAQALGGKIHHQITLSGDAGVSILGNNQELHSAFSNLTFNAVKYSPEGGGIDISVTQTEEACIVSVTDSGLGIDPKHIPRLTERFYRVDDSRSTALGGTGLGLAIVKHVLARHDAELKITSHLGKGSSFSCYFPIERILREKVA
- a CDS encoding PAS domain-containing sensor histidine kinase, with translation MADSDNNWFNNWPDGLIGLDRENRIVELSPMARTILGWTLEELDGQNFHTALCSETHTANHTQEECGVISANPSSETASTLWLHRNGHDVSIDFRNIHVGFGRANRVISFVDNSTRSHTREELEKFSQYVEKSPAPMAEFVIDGQLLFGNTALQELLLEYGFDSNGDAYALPRNIDEVAKGLQASEQAYDTLELELDNQVFLWHFHLLTANENPTLVGYAFDITAQKMAETLAIQQKAKARKEFYAKMVHELRTPLNAIVGFSDILLARTEGKLSNEELEQLKLIKKAGCQLNELVSATLDVTKIESGRMSLNISDFAISDLCEETKEQVASLAQEKNLCLRYTSSTDLRIFSDKTKVRQILINLLSNAIKYTNEGSVHLVASEKTDLELGECLSLSVSDTGIGIPADQIQKLFQSFEQVDDERTIDIEGTGLGLALVNNLVELLGGNISVTSNYGIGSTFEVLIPFMNTLQPQ
- the ubiA gene encoding 4-hydroxybenzoate octaprenyltransferase, translated to MNKEKLIQYGQLMRLDRPIGIYLVAWPTLWALWLAAKGFPDWDVLIIFLLGVVVMRSAGCVINDFADRKIDKHVERTKNRPLTSGIVSSKEALGLFAVLCIVAFALVLLTNTLTVMLSLGALALASAYPFMKRYTHLPQVVLGAAFAWAVPMSFTAQTGELQPSIWLIYTTVVLWTVIYDTFYAMVDRKDDIKLGVKSTAILLGDSDLIVTKALQVITLIALYMMGSRFELGIVYKLSLLAVAALFVYQQYLIRERKPQLCFKAFLNNNWVGMAVFVGIAGDYATKTL
- a CDS encoding aminoacyl-tRNA deacylase and HDOD domain-containing protein, whose amino-acid sequence is MSVPASIIELLESQKVSFNIAQIDEDHHHHLSLVSNEDSPCLVSSLIVQDSKGRVQVLLPSDHILDLDAMFRQFDRRFEAVPTSQLRPIINQYEFSTIPAIPRWLGMPTFVSSALLTKDQLILQSGNFGHVLEISQENFVAIIGSAHTGSFTVKAPSIISDASEDEKQILTSVEKFTERRIRSRLQETLELPPLPETAQRIIKLRADPNADISDLSNIVDVDPSLAAQVVSWASSPYYSAPGKIKSVHDAIVRVLGFDMVLNLALGLSLGKTLSMKTLTPQDIDQYWKGAVYTAATVEGLITSIDRKHRPSFGLAYLSGLLNNFGYLVLAEIFPPYFETIKRTRLSNPHISLAAIEQYTIGVTSNQISAWLLDTWNMPEEVVTALRQKFNPEYSGEHEQYAKLVYVAQHLLANAGFGDALGSQIPQSLLDDLYLDYETAKVTVDNILESCDDLDSIAEKMRG
- the phoB gene encoding phosphate regulon transcriptional regulator PhoB; amino-acid sequence: MPDKRILVVDDESPIRDMLRVALEMAEYHVLEAGDAQEAHSLIIDKKPDLILLDWMLPGTSGIELARRLKRNEVTQDIPIIMLTAKGEEDNKIQGLDVGADDYITKPFSPRELVARLKAVLRRAESHSAQEPIQIDGLCLDPTSHRVTINTIPINMGPTEYRLLEFFLTHQERVYTRSQLLDHVWGGNVYVEERTVDVHIRRLRKALSVQGHDRFIQTVRGAGYRFSNKIAPAHN